From Pedobacter indicus, a single genomic window includes:
- a CDS encoding 3-keto-disaccharide hydrolase, with translation MKKEFLATGLIAAVIGFSACNNQSGQTGDTAQTDADSTEMTTEDEWISLFDGESLAGWHGYNKTEPVDNWIIEDGALVCLGAAEHDTGGDIVTDREFDNFELVWDWKLEGGSNSGVMYHVVEDPKYKGPYETGPEYQMIDDEGWPGELEEWQKTGADYAMNLANDKKKVKPIGEWNNSKIVYDNGHVEHWLNGEKIVEFEVGTDEWNKEKEEGKWKDFPDYASVKKGKIALQDHGKKAYFKNIKIKEL, from the coding sequence ATGAAAAAAGAGTTTTTAGCTACAGGGTTAATTGCTGCTGTTATCGGTTTTTCAGCATGTAACAATCAATCAGGTCAAACCGGCGACACAGCACAAACAGATGCAGATAGTACAGAAATGACCACTGAAGACGAGTGGATTTCACTTTTTGATGGTGAATCATTGGCAGGCTGGCATGGTTATAATAAAACTGAGCCGGTTGATAACTGGATTATAGAAGACGGGGCGTTGGTTTGCTTAGGAGCGGCAGAACACGATACTGGCGGAGATATCGTAACGGACAGGGAATTTGATAATTTCGAGCTAGTATGGGATTGGAAATTAGAAGGAGGGAGTAATAGTGGTGTAATGTATCATGTAGTAGAGGATCCTAAATATAAAGGCCCTTACGAGACTGGACCGGAATATCAGATGATTGATGATGAAGGATGGCCAGGAGAATTGGAAGAGTGGCAAAAAACAGGAGCTGACTATGCGATGAACCTCGCGAATGATAAAAAGAAAGTGAAACCAATCGGCGAGTGGAATAATAGTAAGATCGTTTATGATAACGGACATGTAGAGCATTGGTTGAACGGCGAAAAAATCGTTGAATTCGAGGTTGGGACTGACGAGTGGAATAAAGAGAAAGAAGAAGGCAAATGGAAAGATTTCCCGGATTATGCTTCTGTGAAGAAAGGTAAGATCGCTTTACAAGATCATGGAAAGAAAGCTTATTTCAAAAATATCAAGATAAAAGAGCTTTAG
- a CDS encoding metal ABC transporter ATP-binding protein: MKEQKTVLKVNNLTVGYTQKPVLWGIDFSIPQGSIVGVIGPNGAGKSTLLKSIMSIIPISSGSVELFGSSLDEVRHRVSYVPQRESVDWDFPASAYDVVMMGRFGKLGLLKRPGHDDKQIVNDCLEKVGMMEFSKRQISQLSGGQQQRVFIARALAQQADFYLLDEPFAGVDAATEKTIIELLRNMAKENKTVMVVHHDLQSVKKYFDWTVLLNVNLIASGKTEEVFTEENIQRAYGGKLTLLSDVRTKLGHSDYTDKEG; this comes from the coding sequence ATGAAAGAGCAAAAAACAGTTTTGAAAGTTAATAATCTTACCGTAGGCTATACGCAAAAGCCTGTACTGTGGGGTATTGATTTTTCTATACCCCAGGGGAGTATTGTGGGTGTTATTGGTCCGAATGGTGCGGGGAAGTCTACTCTTTTAAAGTCGATTATGAGCATTATACCTATCTCCAGCGGTTCTGTTGAGCTATTTGGTAGCTCACTTGATGAGGTACGACACCGTGTTAGCTATGTTCCGCAAAGAGAATCTGTAGACTGGGATTTCCCAGCGTCGGCATATGATGTCGTTATGATGGGGCGTTTTGGTAAGCTTGGTTTGTTGAAGCGACCTGGTCATGATGATAAACAGATTGTCAATGATTGTCTCGAAAAGGTCGGCATGATGGAGTTTTCAAAAAGACAAATTTCACAGCTCTCAGGTGGTCAACAACAGCGTGTATTTATTGCGAGAGCGCTGGCACAGCAAGCTGATTTTTATTTGCTTGACGAGCCTTTTGCAGGTGTTGATGCCGCGACAGAGAAGACCATTATCGAGTTGTTGCGAAATATGGCGAAAGAAAATAAAACGGTAATGGTTGTGCATCATGATCTACAATCTGTTAAAAAGTATTTCGATTGGACAGTCTTGTTAAATGTAAACCTGATTGCGTCTGGCAAGACGGAAGAGGTATTTACCGAAGAAAATATCCAACGAGCTTACGGTGGAAAGTTAACACTACTTTCTGATGTTCGTACGAAGTTGGGTCATTCGGATTACACAGATAAGGAGGGTTAA
- a CDS encoding metal ABC transporter permease, protein MILFWIILTGALVAVSAGLLGCFLVLRRMSMIGDAISHAVLPGIVIAYLVSGNREPMTVLIGASILGLVTTVMIEYLQKKARVQGDAAIGVTYTFMFAVGILLITLFAGQVDIDQDCVLYGEIAYVPIDTIITESGKNIGPRPVYLLSGMLIMTILFIVLFFKQLSITAFDPAFASAIGISTTLWHYLLMGLVSMTTVISFESVGAILIINFLIGPPTIAYLLTNSLKKMLLLTIGIGIAIAVVGGLVAAYFDVSVAGTMAVTTGVIFAFTFAYSRFSRRVNVQAHVIAIVPKPLES, encoded by the coding sequence ATGATTTTATTTTGGATTATATTAACAGGTGCTCTTGTTGCAGTTTCTGCCGGACTATTAGGGTGTTTTCTCGTATTACGTAGAATGAGTATGATCGGTGATGCTATTAGCCATGCTGTCCTTCCTGGAATTGTAATCGCTTATCTAGTGAGTGGTAACCGAGAGCCAATGACTGTTTTAATCGGTGCCAGTATATTGGGTTTAGTTACCACAGTTATGATTGAATACTTGCAAAAGAAAGCACGTGTACAAGGTGATGCAGCCATTGGTGTTACTTATACATTTATGTTTGCTGTTGGTATTCTTTTGATTACTTTATTTGCTGGCCAGGTTGATATCGATCAGGATTGTGTTTTGTATGGAGAGATTGCCTATGTTCCCATCGATACAATTATTACCGAGAGTGGAAAGAATATAGGACCGAGACCTGTTTATCTTTTAAGTGGGATGTTAATAATGACTATTTTGTTTATAGTTCTATTTTTCAAACAACTATCTATAACCGCCTTTGACCCTGCTTTTGCTTCGGCTATCGGAATATCAACGACTCTGTGGCATTATCTTTTAATGGGACTGGTATCCATGACAACGGTAATCTCCTTTGAGTCGGTAGGTGCAATCCTAATAATTAATTTTTTAATTGGTCCGCCGACGATTGCGTATTTGCTTACGAATAGCTTAAAAAAAATGCTTCTTTTGACGATTGGCATTGGTATCGCGATTGCTGTGGTCGGAGGGCTTGTTGCAGCTTATTTTGATGTGTCTGTTGCCGGAACCATGGCAGTGACTACGGGCGTTATTTTCGCATTTACTTTTGCTTATTCTCGTTTTTCACGTCGGGTTAACGTGCAGGCTCATGTTATTGCTATTGTCCCAAAACCTCTTGAATCATAA
- a CDS encoding metal ABC transporter solute-binding protein, Zn/Mn family, whose protein sequence is MRFLLLILLFSLISCHSRDVNEFRDDQRPLVVVTTNLLADVVRNIVGDSVRVGSLMGAGVDPHLYKASIGDLKQLLAADIVLYQGLHLEGKLGEVLAKLGRTKEVMALADHIPSAKIRYVDESHAIPDPHIWFDVSIWKEVVESACVKLSERLPAYAVYFRANTDRYLSELDELDQYVREQVHSIDREKRVLITSHDAFNYFGNAYDIEVRGLQGVSTLSEFGLKDISDLVKTVINRNIAAVFVETSVSSRSLQAVVAGVRERGKELSIGGMLYTDALGESGQAEGTYIGMMRYNVNTIVKGLK, encoded by the coding sequence ATGCGGTTTTTGTTGCTAATATTATTGTTTTCCCTTATTTCTTGTCATTCACGCGATGTAAATGAATTTCGTGATGATCAGAGACCTTTGGTAGTCGTTACAACGAACCTGCTTGCTGATGTTGTGCGGAATATCGTCGGCGATTCGGTGAGAGTTGGATCGCTTATGGGAGCCGGAGTTGATCCGCATTTGTATAAAGCTAGTATTGGTGATTTGAAGCAGCTGTTAGCTGCAGATATTGTTTTGTATCAAGGATTGCATCTAGAGGGGAAGTTAGGTGAGGTTTTGGCGAAGTTGGGCAGAACAAAGGAAGTAATGGCATTGGCCGACCATATCCCATCGGCAAAGATCCGATATGTCGATGAGAGTCATGCTATCCCTGACCCGCATATTTGGTTTGATGTTAGTATATGGAAGGAAGTTGTAGAGTCTGCCTGTGTTAAATTGTCAGAAAGGCTGCCGGCGTATGCTGTCTATTTTCGTGCGAATACGGATAGATACCTGAGTGAATTAGACGAACTAGACCAATATGTGCGTGAACAAGTTCATTCGATCGATCGGGAGAAACGGGTTTTAATCACGTCGCACGATGCGTTTAACTATTTCGGTAATGCCTATGACATTGAAGTGCGTGGTTTGCAGGGTGTTTCAACTTTATCCGAATTTGGTTTAAAGGATATTTCTGATTTAGTGAAAACAGTAATCAATCGAAATATAGCGGCGGTATTTGTAGAAACCTCCGTGTCATCTAGGTCCTTGCAGGCTGTTGTTGCAGGTGTTCGTGAGCGAGGAAAAGAGTTGTCGATTGGAGGCATGCTTTATACGGATGCACTCGGTGAAAGTGGACAAGCAGAGGGCACCTATATTGGTATGATGCGCTATAATGTGAATACAATAGTAAAAGGGTTAAAATGA
- a CDS encoding metallophosphoesterase family protein — translation MKKIGLLSDTHSYLDDAVFGYFKECDEIWHAGDFGSIEVIERLENFKPLRGVYGNIDGKEVRTIFPEVNRFMCEGVDVLMTHIGGYPKRYQPYVKKEMLRHPPKLFISGHSHILKVVYDEEFACLHLNPGAAGKQGWHRVRTLLRFDVKDKKIQNLEVIELGNR, via the coding sequence ATGAAAAAGATAGGGCTGTTGTCTGATACTCATAGCTATCTAGATGATGCTGTTTTTGGATATTTTAAAGAGTGCGACGAAATCTGGCATGCTGGTGATTTTGGTTCGATTGAAGTGATTGAACGGCTCGAGAACTTTAAGCCTTTACGTGGGGTTTACGGCAATATCGATGGGAAAGAAGTTCGGACAATATTTCCCGAAGTTAACCGGTTTATGTGCGAGGGTGTTGATGTGTTGATGACTCATATTGGTGGGTATCCCAAACGCTACCAACCGTATGTTAAAAAGGAAATGTTACGACATCCGCCGAAACTTTTTATATCTGGACATTCGCATATATTAAAAGTTGTATATGACGAAGAGTTTGCGTGCTTACATCTTAATCCGGGTGCCGCCGGGAAACAAGGCTGGCATCGTGTGAGGACTTTATTGCGCTTCGATGTTAAGGACAAGAAAATTCAGAATCTGGAAGTTATCGAATTGGGAAATAGGTAA
- a CDS encoding metal ABC transporter permease produces the protein MIQSIVEFLSFSDPNIRYVVLGSMLLAASSAVVGVFIVLKKKALIGDAVSHSVLPGICFAFLFSGNKNIPALITGAFISGWLALVLIDLIVKKSKVKKDAAISIVLTVMFGLGIVLLTYIQHHGSAAQTGLESFIFGNAAALIGTDIIVFSVIGLVLLIVVLAFFKEFTLISFNESYAKTLGIPVGRLDLLLSTLTVLAVVSGITAVGVVLMAAMLITPAAAARFWSDNLRKIVFLSALFGALSGFFGAFISYLAPSMPTGPWMVITSSIIAFVSFFFAPNKGFAFRQMKRKKSMRIVDDENVLKIFYHLGERINDYTHAYSESHLIEMRGINQNRLKSAIKRLTRRDLLLEEHDGKRKFSDEGYKQAVRIVRLHRLWELYLLKYAKIPAHQVHESAEMIEHILTPEMEKELELQLGYPDKDPHESIIPRIKN, from the coding sequence GTGATTCAATCTATTGTCGAATTTCTTTCTTTTTCTGATCCTAATATTCGTTATGTGGTATTAGGGTCGATGCTTTTGGCCGCCAGTTCTGCTGTAGTTGGTGTATTCATTGTATTAAAAAAGAAGGCATTGATTGGTGACGCAGTTTCTCATTCAGTACTGCCAGGTATTTGTTTTGCATTCCTTTTCTCTGGAAATAAAAATATTCCCGCATTGATTACTGGTGCTTTTATTTCGGGATGGTTAGCATTGGTTTTGATCGATTTAATTGTTAAAAAATCGAAAGTCAAAAAGGATGCGGCTATAAGCATCGTATTAACTGTTATGTTTGGCTTAGGTATTGTTTTGTTAACTTATATTCAACATCATGGTAGTGCAGCACAAACGGGTTTAGAAAGTTTTATTTTCGGAAACGCAGCAGCGTTAATCGGTACCGATATCATTGTTTTCTCGGTTATTGGACTTGTTCTGTTGATAGTTGTTCTTGCTTTTTTTAAGGAATTTACCTTAATTTCATTTAATGAATCTTATGCTAAGACACTGGGTATACCTGTCGGACGATTAGATTTGCTGCTTTCTACCTTGACAGTTTTGGCTGTTGTCTCTGGTATTACAGCTGTGGGGGTTGTTTTGATGGCTGCGATGCTTATCACGCCAGCCGCTGCGGCGAGGTTCTGGTCGGATAACCTGAGAAAGATTGTTTTCCTTTCTGCATTATTTGGTGCTCTATCTGGATTTTTCGGTGCATTCATATCTTATTTAGCGCCTTCGATGCCTACGGGGCCGTGGATGGTCATCACTTCATCTATCATTGCTTTTGTTTCTTTCTTTTTTGCACCTAATAAGGGTTTTGCCTTTAGGCAAATGAAGCGTAAGAAGTCGATGCGTATCGTGGATGATGAAAATGTTCTAAAGATATTTTACCATCTGGGTGAACGCATAAATGACTACACCCATGCTTATTCCGAAAGCCACTTAATTGAAATGAGGGGGATTAACCAGAACCGGTTGAAATCTGCTATTAAGCGTTTGACAAGACGAGACCTGCTTTTGGAGGAACATGATGGTAAAAGAAAGTTCAGTGACGAGGGCTATAAGCAAGCAGTAAGAATAGTTAGGTTGCATCGCTTATGGGAACTTTATCTGTTGAAATATGCCAAGATTCCTGCACATCAAGTGCATGAGAGTGCCGAAATGATCGAGCACATCCTAACCCCAGAAATGGAAAAGGAATTGGAGTTGCAACTGGGTTATCCAGATAAAGACCCGCATGAATCGATTATACCACGAATTAAAAATTGA
- a CDS encoding MerR family transcriptional regulator, whose translation MPYKESDEIKKMYYTMGEVTAMFNVAPSQIRFYEKEFSILQPKKNKKGNRLFREEDISNLKIIFSLIKEKGYTLQGARDYLKSNKKEANNTQSVIDSLERIKAFLIEVREGL comes from the coding sequence ATGCCGTATAAAGAATCTGACGAGATAAAAAAAATGTATTACACTATGGGAGAGGTAACCGCTATGTTCAATGTAGCACCATCCCAAATACGTTTTTACGAAAAAGAATTTAGCATTCTCCAACCTAAAAAGAATAAAAAGGGAAATCGTCTGTTTAGAGAGGAGGATATTTCAAACTTGAAAATTATCTTTTCTCTGATCAAAGAAAAGGGCTATACGCTCCAAGGTGCACGCGACTATCTTAAATCGAATAAAAAGGAAGCAAATAATACACAATCGGTGATTGACTCGCTAGAGCGAATCAAAGCATTTTTAATTGAAGTACGGGAAGGCTTATAA
- a CDS encoding tRNA1(Val) (adenine(37)-N6)-methyltransferase has translation MKDVFRFKQFQVDQRGCAMKINTDGVLLGVFAAPNSEQVRRILDVGTGSGVIALILAQRYSQAVVDAIDIDEDSFACSKLNFRNSIFADRTNAFHIDMESFESTNAYDLIVSNPPFFIDSLKNTDMRKMRSRHSSLSFYRSLFQKATELLTNVGSFVIVWPIKVRDRIVDLNYTEALNCYREVLVQSFPTSEPFRVISFFSKDGSMNYTNELFAIYKEQNVHSDRYQDVLKDFFTIF, from the coding sequence ATGAAGGATGTTTTCCGTTTCAAGCAATTTCAGGTAGATCAGCGAGGCTGCGCTATGAAAATCAACACAGACGGTGTATTGCTGGGCGTATTTGCTGCACCTAACTCAGAGCAGGTGCGCAGGATATTAGATGTTGGTACGGGGTCTGGGGTGATTGCGCTGATCCTTGCCCAGCGTTATAGTCAGGCTGTGGTGGATGCGATCGATATAGACGAAGACTCCTTTGCGTGTAGCAAATTGAATTTTCGGAATTCGATATTTGCAGATAGGACAAATGCTTTTCACATTGATATGGAGAGTTTCGAGTCGACAAATGCTTATGATTTAATTGTTTCAAATCCACCGTTTTTTATCGATTCCCTGAAAAATACTGATATGCGAAAAATGCGATCACGACATAGTTCTCTATCTTTTTATAGGTCGTTATTTCAGAAAGCAACTGAACTGTTAACGAATGTCGGTTCTTTTGTTATTGTTTGGCCTATTAAAGTTCGTGACCGAATTGTTGATTTGAACTATACAGAGGCGTTAAATTGCTATCGGGAGGTTCTAGTCCAATCATTTCCGACGAGTGAGCCTTTTCGGGTGATTAGTTTTTTTAGCAAAGATGGCTCGATGAATTACACAAACGAATTGTTCGCGATTTACAAGGAGCAAAATGTGCATTCGGATAGATATCAAGATGTATTAAAAGATTTTTTCACAATTTTCTAG
- a CDS encoding alanine/glycine:cation symporter family protein — protein sequence MEQIANFINSIIWSDALVFLCVAMGLYFTFAMKFMQFRYIREMVWLLFNGKPSKHGVSSFQAFTIAISGRVGTGNIIGVATAIAMGGPGAVFWMWTIALLGASSAYMEATLGQIYKTVKDGQFRGGPAYYIEKGLGVKWYAILFCIATILSTALFLPGVQSNSISSSMNNAFDVPVEVTGAAVTLLLGLIVFGGVKRIGKVAEIVVPFMAGAYVLMAVVIIILNIKEVPSVMGLIFRSAFDLEPLFGGIFGMAVSWGVKRGLYSNEAGQGTAPHAASAAEVSHPAKQGLVQAFSVYIDTIFVCTATALMILFTNQYHVNNPEGGFIIDHNPGVDATGFTQAAVSTHFPTIGHGFVAIALLFFAFTTIMAYYYIAETNLSYLQPKKTNKWWLWLLRIGLLGATFYGSVKSAQLAWTFGDIGVGLMAWINLIAIFLLRKPALKAFKDYIKQRKQGKDPVFNAKELGIKNTEVWGDKT from the coding sequence ATGGAACAAATAGCAAATTTTATAAACAGTATTATTTGGAGCGATGCGCTTGTCTTTCTTTGTGTAGCAATGGGATTGTATTTCACGTTTGCGATGAAGTTCATGCAATTCAGATATATTAGGGAAATGGTCTGGCTCCTATTCAATGGAAAGCCTTCTAAACACGGCGTTTCATCCTTTCAGGCGTTTACTATTGCCATTTCTGGTCGCGTTGGAACGGGAAACATTATCGGGGTTGCCACAGCCATCGCTATGGGTGGTCCGGGTGCTGTCTTTTGGATGTGGACAATCGCTTTGTTAGGTGCCTCATCTGCCTATATGGAAGCAACACTCGGTCAGATTTACAAAACAGTAAAAGATGGTCAATTTCGCGGTGGACCTGCATACTACATCGAAAAGGGTTTAGGGGTTAAATGGTATGCAATCCTTTTTTGCATAGCTACGATCCTAAGCACCGCGCTATTCTTACCCGGTGTCCAAAGCAACAGTATCTCGTCAAGCATGAACAACGCATTTGACGTCCCAGTAGAGGTCACCGGTGCAGCCGTTACGTTATTACTGGGTTTAATTGTATTCGGCGGAGTAAAGAGAATCGGGAAGGTGGCGGAGATTGTCGTACCATTTATGGCGGGTGCTTATGTGCTTATGGCGGTCGTCATCATCATCTTAAACATTAAAGAAGTTCCTTCAGTTATGGGATTAATATTCCGATCTGCTTTCGATCTGGAGCCTCTCTTTGGAGGTATCTTCGGGATGGCCGTTTCTTGGGGGGTAAAAAGGGGGCTTTATTCTAATGAAGCCGGACAAGGAACCGCCCCGCACGCTGCATCTGCCGCAGAAGTAAGTCACCCAGCAAAACAAGGCTTGGTGCAGGCATTCTCTGTGTACATTGACACCATTTTTGTCTGTACAGCAACCGCGCTGATGATTCTTTTCACCAATCAGTACCACGTCAATAATCCCGAGGGAGGATTCATTATCGACCATAACCCAGGGGTAGATGCAACCGGATTTACACAGGCAGCCGTTAGCACGCATTTCCCAACCATAGGTCATGGCTTTGTGGCTATCGCCTTACTATTCTTTGCGTTTACCACCATTATGGCATACTATTATATTGCGGAAACAAATTTGAGTTATCTCCAACCAAAAAAGACCAATAAGTGGTGGCTATGGTTATTAAGAATAGGCTTATTAGGTGCTACATTCTACGGTTCCGTAAAGTCAGCCCAGTTAGCTTGGACTTTCGGCGATATTGGCGTTGGTTTAATGGCCTGGATCAACTTAATTGCAATCTTCTTATTGAGAAAACCAGCGTTGAAAGCCTTTAAAGACTACATTAAGCAAAGAAAACAGGGAAAAGACCCTGTCTTCAACGCTAAAGAGTTGGGTATTAAAAATACGGAAGTGTGGGGTGATAAAACCTGA
- the fbp gene encoding class 1 fructose-bisphosphatase, with protein sequence MIRFKTLGQFIIEKQAEFPYAKGELSRLLRDIGIAAKVVNREVNKAGLADILGDHGTCNIQGEEQKKLDVFADEQFIDALSQGGECCVVASEEHDEYIKIKTPVSANAKYIVCIDPLDGSSNIDVNVSVGTIFSIYRRNNLDNPVSITDILQKGVNQVAAGYIVYGSSTMMVYTTGRGVNGFTLDPTIGEFCLSHPKMRINEPGLMYSINEGNYVHFPQGVKNYIKYCQEEDRATQRPYSSRYIGSMVADIHRNLLKGGIFLYPATAAYPSGKLRLMYECNPLAFIIEQAGGKASNGHVRILDIQPQSLHQRTPVFIGNKAMVDQVEKMMVEAAIAYGV encoded by the coding sequence ATGATAAGATTTAAAACTCTAGGTCAATTCATTATTGAAAAGCAAGCAGAATTTCCCTATGCTAAGGGGGAGCTGTCAAGGCTGCTTCGTGATATTGGGATCGCTGCGAAGGTAGTTAATAGAGAAGTTAATAAAGCTGGTTTAGCGGATATCCTGGGTGATCATGGAACATGCAATATACAAGGTGAGGAACAGAAAAAATTAGATGTATTTGCCGATGAGCAGTTTATTGATGCTTTAAGTCAGGGTGGAGAATGTTGTGTTGTCGCGTCTGAGGAACACGATGAATACATCAAGATAAAAACACCTGTATCAGCAAATGCGAAGTATATTGTATGTATTGATCCACTTGATGGTTCGTCAAATATCGACGTGAATGTTTCGGTTGGAACTATTTTCTCCATCTATCGTCGGAACAATTTAGATAATCCTGTTTCCATTACAGATATTCTGCAAAAGGGCGTCAATCAGGTTGCTGCGGGGTATATTGTATATGGTTCTTCTACGATGATGGTCTATACCACGGGTAGAGGCGTAAATGGTTTCACATTGGATCCCACTATCGGAGAGTTTTGTTTATCGCATCCGAAGATGAGAATCAATGAACCTGGTTTAATGTATTCAATTAACGAAGGGAATTATGTTCATTTTCCGCAGGGAGTAAAAAATTATATTAAATATTGTCAGGAAGAGGATAGAGCAACCCAAAGACCGTATTCGTCAAGATATATCGGGTCAATGGTGGCAGATATTCATCGAAACCTATTAAAAGGCGGAATCTTTCTTTATCCGGCTACAGCTGCTTATCCTAGTGGTAAGTTGCGGCTTATGTATGAGTGTAATCCTTTAGCGTTTATTATCGAGCAAGCAGGAGGTAAGGCGAGTAATGGGCATGTTAGGATTCTAGACATACAGCCGCAGAGCCTGCATCAGCGTACGCCTGTTTTTATAGGAAATAAAGCCATGGTAGATCAGGTGGAAAAGATGATGGTTGAGGCAGCTATTGCCTACGGAGTCTAA